The following is a genomic window from Marinitoga hydrogenitolerans DSM 16785.
AAACGCTAAAAAGAGGGTGGTGTGTGGCTAATTTTGCTTTTTATAAAAAGTTAACATTTGATATTTTTCGCTATATTTCAGCGTTATCTCTTTTTTTAAAAAAAACAATTGTCAAAGTCAGGAAAAAAATATAATTTTCTGGAGGTTATATATGCTTAAAATATTTCAAAAAATTCTTTTGATTATTTTTATCCTGTTTTCTTTGATTTCTCTTTCTTCACCAGATACTTTTCAAGTTGTTGATAAAATAAAGGTTGGAGAGAGAACATTTCACATTGATATCTATGGGAATTATGCAACTATCTGCAATTACAGCGGTACCGTAAAAGTTGTTGATTATGTTAATGGTGATGTCACTTTATATGTAGATAATGGAGTTATTACAAGACCCATGGCAGGATATTATATAAATAATTATTTATATGTCATAGATAACGGAGATCCTTCTCTAAAAGTTATTAACAAGTGGGGAAGTCTTAGCAGAAAATTAAAGTTAAAAGCTAAACCTGTAAATATGAAGTTTTCAAAAGATAAATTTTATGTTGCTACTACCAATCCTTATGGTTTATATATTATAAATAAAACATCTTTAAAAATAGAAGCTTTCTATGAATTTCCAGTAAAAAGTCCTTTCATATCTTTGATTGATAATGATGTTTTAATTCCCATGTATGAAAATGAAAAAAACAATATTTTTACTACATATAAATTGTTGTTTAGGCTAAGCGATGAAAAGTTTATTATGAATTTAAAAAGAATTTCTTTTCCAATTGATATTGAAAGGTATAACGGAAAATACTATTTAGGTGAATATTTTGAAGGAGGAATATATGAATTTTGGGATAATTATCAAAAAAAGATTGCTCAATTTGGTAAATATTTAACTAATATTGGAATATTCAACAATAATATAATCGGAAATTCACTTTTTGGTGGAATCTATATTTATTCGTTAAAAGATAAATCTATAAAAGTTATTTTAAAGGATATCCCTATTACTGATTTTGCATATAATACTACTAATGATTTTCTGTTTGCCATATCTCATATAACTGGCGAATTTTTTGTAATTGATAAGAATTTTAACGTTTATGAAAGGTTTAAAATCGATGATTATCCTATAGATATTGAAGTGCCAACAGATAATATTATTTTAGTATTAAGTACAGATGGTCAGGTATTAAATATTATAAGAAGGTTTTAATTAAATTTACTGTTTTTTCGTGTGTTTCATTCAAATTATTTACAAACTTTTCTTGCATATTATTAAATTTAAAATCATATATTTTTGATATTGCACCAATCAAATCTTCTTCGTCTTTAAAAAATAAATTATATTCATTATTTATCGTCTTAAAAACTCTATAATTTTTTTGATTTTTATACATAATTACCGGAACACCCAGATATAAAGATAATATTCCACCATGTAGTCTATCAGAAATAACAAATTCAGATTTTAATATTTCATATAAAATTTTATTTTCTTCTGAAACTGGAAAGGAAATATTTATTTCATCTTTATATTTTTCAAAGAATTCATATGCTATTATCGAATCTTGCGATTTATTTAAAACTATAGGTGTTATTCTTTTTACATTTATCTGTTCTAAAATATATAGTATTTTCGCCCAATTTCTTCTGTTTTTTATGATTATCGAAATATGCATTTTTTGAGGATCTTTTTTAAATATTATGTTTTTATATTTTATAACTCCAATATCTGTACCCAATTCGAAATTTCCAGAATATCTTTTTGCATATCTATAACTAGTTTCATCTCTTAATATTCCAAATAATCGTTTATATTTTAAAATTTTTTTTAATCTTTTTAATGCATATTTATGTTTAAAATGACCAAATCCCTGGGAAACAAACAAAATATTTTTTTTATAGTGCTTAGCTATTGAAAATAAAAAATCATAATATAAAAAACTTTTTAAAGATGTCTCGCTTTGTAAGAGATTTCCACCACCATAAATCATTAAATCAATATCTTTTATTGTATTTATTATTTTTGGAAAATCATATTTATCTATTGTAAAAACCTTGAATTTATATTCTTTTTCAATCTTTGTTTTATCTGAAATCACATATATTTTTCCTTCAAATTTTATTTCTTTAAACATTTCTAACATTGATTCAAACAACATTTCGTCTCCAAGATTATTATGACCATAATATCCTACAAGAAAGATTTTTTTCATTTTTTTCAACTCCTTAGGTTTTTTTTACCATTATATAGAATTATAACTCAGGAGGCGGATAAAATGTTTGTAAAAGATCTTACAATGAATATTATACCAAAAGCTTTAGACGCTATTGAAGCAAGACAAAAAATTTATTCTCATAATATAGCTAATTATAACACACCAGGTTATAAAAGAAAAGATATTTCTTTTGAAGAAGAATTAAGAAAAGCTTTAGGAAATTCTAATGAGATAAAATTAAAAACAAACAATTCAAAACATTTAAAAAACATACCTTCTATTAATGAAGTAAAATATGATATAATAGAAGACAAATCACGTTCAACAAGAGAAGATGGAAACAATGTTGATATTGATATTGAAATGGTTAAAATGATGGAAAACACTTTACAATATAACGCTTTAACCAGATTAATTAACTATAGATTATCAGATTATAAAACAGTTATTGGAGGAATCAGATAATGAATATTAATGCTTTTAAAATAATGGATATCGCTGCAAGCGGAATGACAGCAGAAAGATTTAGATCAGAAGTAATCTCAAATAATCTTGCGAATGCAAATACTACAAGAACTGAGAATGGCGGACCTTATAGGAGAAAAGTTGTTACTTTTAAAGAAGTTTTGAATAAAGAATTATCTAAAAAAGATGAACAAATATCTGGTGTAAGAGTCTCAAAATTAGAAGAAGATAATAGTCCTTTTAGATTGGTATATGATCCTGGTCATCCAGATGCTGACGAAAATGGATATGTTAAATATCCTAATGTTAATCCTCTCAGAGAAATGGTCGATTTAATTACTGCACAAAGAGCTTATGAAGCTAATGTTGCAGTTATTAATTCTGCAAAAACAATGTTTAATTCTGCTTTATCTATAGGTCGTGGAGCTTAGGAGGTGTAAGTTATGATTGAAAAAATCCCGGGAGTTTCAGGAATAAATGGAATTAATGATATAGCAAGGACGCAAAAAAACAATAAAACATCATCAAAAAATTTGAATTTCGCAGATATTTTGAAAAATGCTATTGATGATGTAAATAAAACCCAAAAGATCTCTCAACAAATGAGTGCTGATTACGCAGCAGGAAAGATTGACAATATTCATAATGTTATTATTTCTGCTGAAAAAGCTTCTTTGTCATTAAAACTAACAACAGAAGTTACAAACAAAATTGTTCAGGCTTACAAAGAAATTATGAAAATGCAAATTTAATTCTGAAGTGAGGGTGAAAAATGGAAGATATAATTAAAGCCGTTGATGAATTTTTTGAAAGACATCCAGAGTCAGATTTTGAAACTCTGGAATTGTTTCTTTATGATAATTTCGATAAAAAGGATGTTGAACAGTATCTTCAATTATTGGGTGAAACTATATTAAGTGCCGAATCTAAATTTAAAGACCCTATGAATGCTCTTTTAGATAACGAACCTGAAGTTAAAGTCATAGAAAATCCTTCTGATGTTTTATTAAAAAAATTAGACGTAAAAAACTGGCCTATATGGGAAAAAGAAGTTTCTACTTTTGATTGGTATTATGAAGATACTGAAGTGTGTTATATTTTAGATGGAGAAGTTATTGTTCATACAAAAAATTACAATTATAAAATTAAAAAAGGCAATTTAGTTAAATTTAAAAAAGGGCTTTCTTGCAAATGGGAAATTCTTAAACCTATTAAAAAACATTATAATTTTGGAATAACCATATAGACTGCTATCATAGGCAGTCTATATTTTTATATTGTTATATATTTAGAAAATTAAGATTCAATATTATAATTATAAAAATTAAAAAAACAAAGAATTATTATTGTAATTCTTCGTAGTTTTGTTTTTTACTGTTTAATTATAGATAATCGTATTTTTTATTTACAGAAAATATGACTATAATTATAGTCAAGGAGGATTTTTATGGATATTGAAAATTTGAAATTTTACAGCGTGGCTGAAGCCAAATCAAAATTTTCTTATGTAACAGAGGAATCGAAAAGGAAATTCGTTGTTATCACAAAAAATGGAAAACCTGAATTTGTTCTAATAGGATTTGACAAATTTAAAAAATTAATGAATTTTATTGATGAAATTAGAGATTTATATCTTATGGAAATAGGTGATCCTTCTAAATATAATGAAATAAAAGATATATTTAAAGAAATTGAAATTTTAGAAGAATAAAATTGGAGGTGTTTTTAATGGCACAAGTTGTATTGGAAAATATTGATAAAATTTACCCTAACGGATTTCATGCAGTTAAAAATGCAAGTTTTACTATCGAAGATAAAGAATTTTGTGTTTTGTTAGGTCCTTCAGGATGCGGAAAAACTACAACATTAAGAATGATTGCAGGATTAGAAGAAATAACAGATGGAAAATTAGTGATTGATGGCAAAATCGTTAATGATGTTGAACCAAAGGATAGAGATATTGCTTTTGTTTTCCAGAATTATGCTCTTTATCCTCATATGACAGTATATGATAATATGGCTTTTGGTTTAAAATTAAGAAAATTCCCAAAAGAAGAAATTGATGCTAGGGTAAAAAATGCAGCAAAAATTTTAGATATTGCACATTTATTAGATAGAAAGCCTAAACAATTATCAGGTGGTCAAAGACAGAGGGTTGCAGTTGGTAGAGCTATTGTTAGGGATCCTAAAGTATTTTTATTTGACGAACCTTTATCAAATTTAGATGCGAAATTAAGGGTTCAAATGAGAAGTGAATTAAAAAAATTACATCATAGATTAAACGCAACAATAGTATATGTTACTCACGACCAAGTTGAAGCTATGACTATGGCTGATAAAATTGTTATTATGAAAGATGGAGTTATTCAACAAATTGGAAGTCCTTTCGATGTATATTTCAGACCAACAAATAAATTTGTTGCTGGTTTTATTGGTACTCCTCCTATGAATTTCTTAGAAGCGAAAATAGTTAAAGGTGAAGGCGGATTATGGGTTGCTTCAGAAGGTTTCAAAGTAAAGGTTCCAAAAGAATTCGAAGAAAAATTAGAATCTTATATAGATAAAGATGTTGTATTTGGAATTAGGCCAGAAAATATTCATGATAAATCAATATATAAAGGTGAGCATACAAATGATGTTATTAAAGGAATTGTTGATGTTGCAGAACCTTTAGGAAGTGAAACTTTATTACATGTTAATATTGGTGGTCAAGCATTTGTTGCTAAAGTTGATCCTACTACGACTGCTAGGGAAGACAGTGAAGTTGAATTGATCTTAGAAATGGAAACAATGCATATTTTTGATAAAGAAACTGAATTAGCAGTTATATAACATAAAAACAAGAACTCCCTTTGCTAAAAGGGAGTTCTTGTTTTATCTTCATAAGGATTATTCTTTTTTAAAAATTTTATGTTATACTTAATATGGAGGTGTGCTTATGGCAAATATTTTTGAAATAGAAAAATTTTTAAATGATTTATTAGATATCAATAAATTTAATGATTATTGCTTTAATGGAATACAAATTGAAGGAAAACATGAAGTAAAAAAAATTGCTGTAGGTGTTTCATTTAATAAACAATTTTTAGACGAAGCTATTGAAAATAATGCGGATATGCTTCTTGTACATCACGGAATTTTTGGTAAGGACTTTTTTAAGATTCGAGGATATTTTAAAAAACGTATTGAAAAAGTCATAAAAAATAATATCACTCTTATGGGATATCATTTGCCTTTAGATGCACATTTAATATATGGAAATAATGCTCAAATAGCTAAAAAATTAAATTTAAATAATATAGAAAGCTATGATATAGGTGTAAAAGGAAATTTTGATGAGGATATACCTTTTGAAAAATTTAAAAGAATGCTTGAGAAAATTTTTAATAGAAGAGATTTATTAATTTATCAGAATAAAAATTACGTTAAAAATGTAGTTATAATATCAGGAGGAGCATCTTATGCAATCGAATCTTTGGAAGGTGTTGCAGATACTTTTATAACAGGTGAAGTGAAAGAACATATTAGAGATATAGCTTCAGAAATGGGGATAAATTATATAAATGCTGGTCATTATGCAACCGAAATATTCGGTGTTAAAGCCATTTCTAATTTATTAAAAGATAAATTCAACATTGAAAATATTTTCATTGATACATATAATGAAATTTAATTATTTTATGATATAATTGTTTTTGATAATATTAGGGAGGGCTAATCATGAAAAAATCATTATTTACACTCATAATTTTAATTTTGTCTTTTTTAGCTTTTTCAATAAACTTTTCTAAAAGCAATGAAGGATACTATGAAATTCCATCATATAAACCCTTTCTAGGTGTTGAATTTAGCAATGAACTTTTTGATAAAAATATGCCTTTTTTATTGGCAAACTTAGAATATAACGGCAAGTTTTATTACATGCCATATACAAAATACTTATATAAAAACAATGAAGTCTTTGTTATTGGCGTAATAGAAAGAAATGATGATTATGAATATAACAATTTTAAAATTTATAGCACCAATCATATTATAAATACTTTTTCTAAAGAAATTAAAGAAGCAAATATATCGATAATTATCCTATATAAAAACGTTTCACTTCATGGTAAAAAAATTAGCCAGGAAAGTACAAATTTAAATCTACAAGATTTTTCTTTTATAATAAATGACACTTTGCCAAGAGAAATATATTCTTTAGACAATTCTGTATTTGAAAAATATTACAAAGAAGAAATGCCAAAAGATAATTATATTTACTATAAAGTAAAAAGTGGAGATACTTTATACAGCATTTCACGTATTTTTGGTGTTTCCATAGACTATTTATTAAAAATTAATAATATTAAATCTCCAGAATTATTAAAAGATGATATGTTCATAATTGTCGGTACCTCAAAAAACTTTATAAGTAAGGGTGAAGCAAATGAGTAAGTATGAGGCTATTAGTTCAATAATAGCTGAAATGCCTATTTCAAATTTCAGATTGATTTTGGGAATTAAAATTTCCGATAATTTATTTAGAATTGTGTCATATTTTGATTCTGAAAATATGGATTTTGATCTTTCTATGAATTCTATGTGTTTTTCTGTTGAAGATAAATTTCTTATTAATAATTTTGATTCTGTTTTATATGAAGAATCTATTAATAAACACTTTTTCGATGGAAAAAGAAATCATTTTGCTATAGGTCAAAATATTATCTTTCGAAATAATATTGTTGGTTTTATTTATGTGTTATTAGATAAAAATACAAAATATGACAATATTAATACCTTAAAAGACTTATTTTATGAACATTTGAAAAGTTTTTTAACTATACTTTTGGATATGAAAGATGAAGTATTAAAAGAATACTCCATTGAGCAAACAATAAATTCTTTATTTTCAATTTTAAAAGCACATGATGCTTATACTTATTATCATTCTTTACGAATAGCTGATCTTTCTGTACTTATTGCTGAAAATTTAAAATTGGATCAAAAAAATATTGAAAAATTATACTATGCCGCTTTAATACATGATTTGGGAGAAATTTGGATACCAAAAGAAATATTACAAAAGTCTGAAAAACTTACTCCCGTGGAATTAGAAATTATAAAACAACATACTAATAATCTTGAATTTTTATTTGCAGGAAACGATTATTTTTCTGAATATGTGGAAATCGCAAAGTATCACCATGAATATTTAGATGGTAGTGGTTACTCTAAAAAAAATAAATATTATCTTTCTTTATTGTCAAAAATATTAGTCGTTTCTGAAGTTACTGATGCTTTGCTCTCTAACAGACCATGGAGAAAAGCTATGAAAATTGAAGATGCTCCAAAAATTTTATTTAAAATGGTTGAAAATAATAAATTAGACGGAGAAATTGTAAAAACTGTTGTAAAAATAATCCCTGATTTTTATGGTGGCCTTTTACCAAACACTTTAATGAAATACAATGATGTTTTTATTAATTTCAATATTGAAAAAAAAGAAATAAAATTAAAAGCTAAAATTATAGATTCTAAAAAAGATTTTATCAATATCTTTTTACCTCAAAAAACTATTGAAATAGATGAAAAAAACTTTAATATTGAAAAAGATCTTTTACAACTTGAAAATAATATATCTATTGAATACTATTCTAACAATAATTCATTTAATAAAACGTGTACAATTGTAGGGAAAAATAAAACAGGTTATATTCTAAAAATTAATAAAAATATAGAAGATTCTGAGAGTGTTTCTGTAAAGTGGAATTTGATTGGTGTCGGGGTACCTTTAAAAAAAGTCGTTTTTGTTAATAAATATGTATGGAGACTTGATAATGAAAAAGCTTTTAAAATTAATATTGAAAGCATATCAAATAAAAATCTTATATTTTATGCTTTAAAAGACAAAGTAAATAATATGGTTGATTCGAAAATTTTAATAACTTTTGAAGCAATGAATTTAAAAATAAACCTTATAGGTGAAATAATATATAAAGAAGAAATTTTTAGTGGATATTATCATTGTGATTTCAAAATTGGAGAAGTCACAGATGATGAGTATACAAAATTAATTCAAATAATAAATTTAAGGAAAGAACAATTAAAAATGTTACATTAATTCGGGATGTCCCGAATTTTTTCTTAAAAAAAAAATAATTGTAACCTTTCTTATTGACATAAAAAATATTTTAAGGGTATAATAGGTGAAGGTATTTAGAAAAAATTGAAAAAGGAGGAATTCTAATGAAAAGAACATACCAACCTTCCAGAACTAAAAGAAGAAGAACACATGGATTTTTAGCAAGAACTAAAACTCCAGGTGGAAGAGCTGTATTGAGAAGAAGAAGAGCTAAAGGAAGAAAAAGATTAGCTGTTTAATATGAAGGAAACCTTTAAAAAAAGAGAACGCATCCATTTTAAAAATGACTTTGATAAAGTTTTTTCTTGTGGAAAGAGACATATAAATGAATACTTTGTAGTCGTATATACTAAGAATAATCTTACTTATACCAGAATAGGCATTACTATTAAAAGAAAATTCGGAAAAGCTTATAAGAGAAATAAATTAAAAAGATACATTAGAGAAATATATCGAAGAAATAAAGGTCTCTTTCCACAAGATTATGATATTGTTTTTTTACCAAGAAAAAAACTTTCAAAAGATTTTGATAATATGTCTTTTGATGATATTAAGAATATTATTTTAAATATATCGGAGCGCTTAAAATGAAAAAAATATTTTTGGGATTAATTCAGTTTTATAAAAAACATATATCCCCGTACAAACCATCAAAATGTATTTATTATCCTACTTGTTCTACTTATACCTATGAAGCTATTGAAAAATTCGGTGTGTTAAAAGGTTTATATTTAGGTATGTTAAGGATTCTTAGATGCAATCCATTTCACCAAGGCGGAATGGATCCTGTACCTGAAAAATTTGTCTTTATTACAACAACAAAAAATAAACAAAGGGGTGTAAAAAATTGAAAAAAATACTTTTAATTATAGGACTTATTGTCCTGGGAGTTTTTGTTTTCTCTCAAATTCCAGATTATAGTATAACTTCATCTGCAACCGAGATTAATTTACAAATGAGATTATACAAAGTTACATTTGACAACTTAGGGCACATGAGAAGCTTTGAAATATTACAAGATAGAAGTAATACTTTATTTACCAAAATTTATAGTTATTATAACGATAGTTTTGATTTATATGATGATAACGGAAATGAAATTTTGCCAGTATCTTTTGACATTTCAGAAGATTATGAAAATAATTTCATAGAAATAAAATTTTATTTTGAAAACTCTGGTATAAAAAGTTATAAATTCTATAACGATCCATATTATAATTTTGATGTTTCTTTTAAGAATTTGTCAGGAAAGGTTATTATTCCAACAATTTCTTATCCTAATACTGTTGCTACAGATAATGAATTATTAATTTCTTATCTTAACAAACCTATAAAATCCCTTTTTATTTTTGATGCTGATAATATAAATATCGAAAATCAATCTATACAAATTTCTGGGAATAAAACTTTTAAAGCATATATGGGTCCCAGAAAATTTGTTTTTGTTAAACAAGTTTTCCCAGAAAAATATGATAGAATAAAAGAATTAGCTAAATCCGTAGGTGCAATAAATTGGTTATGGTATATAAATTATGCATTTGTTATGTTTTTATGGTGGTTATATAGATTTACAGGAAATTTTGGCTGGGCTATAATGATTTTTACTTTGGTTATAAGATTAATCTTATATCCGTTATATCATAAGCAAACAAAATCTATGATTGAAATGAGAAAATTGCAACCAGAAATTGAAAAAATAAAGAAAAAATATAAAGACCCTCAAAGGCAGCAACAAGCTCTAATGGAATTATATAAAATACACAAAATCAATCCCGCTGGTGGTTGTTTGACCGCTTTTGTTCAATTGCCAATATTCTGGATTTTATATGGTGCAATTAATTATTATCAAGGAACTTTTGCTTATAATCCACAGTTTTTAATCTGGTCTGATTTATCTCAAGGCGGTTTTTCACAAAATATTGTATTAGTTTTATTAAGTGTCGTAGCTTATTTATTCAATGCCTTACAATCTGCCACAGATAGAAAAACAGCATGGAATACATCTATTATGATGATCGTTTTCCCATTCTTATTCATAAATTTACCAACTGGAATTTTCATTTAT
Proteins encoded in this region:
- a CDS encoding YncE family protein, giving the protein MLKIFQKILLIIFILFSLISLSSPDTFQVVDKIKVGERTFHIDIYGNYATICNYSGTVKVVDYVNGDVTLYVDNGVITRPMAGYYINNYLYVIDNGDPSLKVINKWGSLSRKLKLKAKPVNMKFSKDKFYVATTNPYGLYIINKTSLKIEAFYEFPVKSPFISLIDNDVLIPMYENEKNNIFTTYKLLFRLSDEKFIMNLKRISFPIDIERYNGKYYLGEYFEGGIYEFWDNYQKKIAQFGKYLTNIGIFNNNIIGNSLFGGIYIYSLKDKSIKVILKDIPITDFAYNTTNDFLFAISHITGEFFVIDKNFNVYERFKIDDYPIDIEVPTDNIILVLSTDGQVLNIIRRF
- a CDS encoding polysaccharide pyruvyl transferase family protein, whose product is MKKIFLVGYYGHNNLGDEMLFESMLEMFKEIKFEGKIYVISDKTKIEKEYKFKVFTIDKYDFPKIINTIKDIDLMIYGGGNLLQSETSLKSFLYYDFLFSIAKHYKKNILFVSQGFGHFKHKYALKRLKKILKYKRLFGILRDETSYRYAKRYSGNFELGTDIGVIKYKNIIFKKDPQKMHISIIIKNRRNWAKILYILEQINVKRITPIVLNKSQDSIIAYEFFEKYKDEINISFPVSEENKILYEILKSEFVISDRLHGGILSLYLGVPVIMYKNQKNYRVFKTINNEYNLFFKDEEDLIGAISKIYDFKFNNMQEKFVNNLNETHEKTVNLIKTFL
- the flgB gene encoding flagellar basal body rod protein FlgB — protein: MFVKDLTMNIIPKALDAIEARQKIYSHNIANYNTPGYKRKDISFEEELRKALGNSNEIKLKTNNSKHLKNIPSINEVKYDIIEDKSRSTREDGNNVDIDIEMVKMMENTLQYNALTRLINYRLSDYKTVIGGIR
- the flgC gene encoding flagellar basal body rod protein FlgC yields the protein MNAFKIMDIAASGMTAERFRSEVISNNLANANTTRTENGGPYRRKVVTFKEVLNKELSKKDEQISGVRVSKLEEDNSPFRLVYDPGHPDADENGYVKYPNVNPLREMVDLITAQRAYEANVAVINSAKTMFNSALSIGRGA
- the fliE gene encoding flagellar hook-basal body complex protein FliE; the protein is MIEKIPGVSGINGINDIARTQKNNKTSSKNLNFADILKNAIDDVNKTQKISQQMSADYAAGKIDNIHNVIISAEKASLSLKLTTEVTNKIVQAYKEIMKMQI
- a CDS encoding cupin domain-containing protein, translating into MEDIIKAVDEFFERHPESDFETLELFLYDNFDKKDVEQYLQLLGETILSAESKFKDPMNALLDNEPEVKVIENPSDVLLKKLDVKNWPIWEKEVSTFDWYYEDTEVCYILDGEVIVHTKNYNYKIKKGNLVKFKKGLSCKWEILKPIKKHYNFGITI
- a CDS encoding type II toxin-antitoxin system Phd/YefM family antitoxin — translated: MDIENLKFYSVAEAKSKFSYVTEESKRKFVVITKNGKPEFVLIGFDKFKKLMNFIDEIRDLYLMEIGDPSKYNEIKDIFKEIEILEE
- a CDS encoding ABC transporter ATP-binding protein; protein product: MAQVVLENIDKIYPNGFHAVKNASFTIEDKEFCVLLGPSGCGKTTTLRMIAGLEEITDGKLVIDGKIVNDVEPKDRDIAFVFQNYALYPHMTVYDNMAFGLKLRKFPKEEIDARVKNAAKILDIAHLLDRKPKQLSGGQRQRVAVGRAIVRDPKVFLFDEPLSNLDAKLRVQMRSELKKLHHRLNATIVYVTHDQVEAMTMADKIVIMKDGVIQQIGSPFDVYFRPTNKFVAGFIGTPPMNFLEAKIVKGEGGLWVASEGFKVKVPKEFEEKLESYIDKDVVFGIRPENIHDKSIYKGEHTNDVIKGIVDVAEPLGSETLLHVNIGGQAFVAKVDPTTTAREDSEVELILEMETMHIFDKETELAVI
- a CDS encoding Nif3-like dinuclear metal center hexameric protein; translated protein: MANIFEIEKFLNDLLDINKFNDYCFNGIQIEGKHEVKKIAVGVSFNKQFLDEAIENNADMLLVHHGIFGKDFFKIRGYFKKRIEKVIKNNITLMGYHLPLDAHLIYGNNAQIAKKLNLNNIESYDIGVKGNFDEDIPFEKFKRMLEKIFNRRDLLIYQNKNYVKNVVIISGGASYAIESLEGVADTFITGEVKEHIRDIASEMGINYINAGHYATEIFGVKAISNLLKDKFNIENIFIDTYNEI
- a CDS encoding LysM peptidoglycan-binding domain-containing protein; this encodes MKKSLFTLIILILSFLAFSINFSKSNEGYYEIPSYKPFLGVEFSNELFDKNMPFLLANLEYNGKFYYMPYTKYLYKNNEVFVIGVIERNDDYEYNNFKIYSTNHIINTFSKEIKEANISIIILYKNVSLHGKKISQESTNLNLQDFSFIINDTLPREIYSLDNSVFEKYYKEEMPKDNYIYYKVKSGDTLYSISRIFGVSIDYLLKINNIKSPELLKDDMFIIVGTSKNFISKGEANE
- a CDS encoding HD-GYP domain-containing protein, with product MSKYEAISSIIAEMPISNFRLILGIKISDNLFRIVSYFDSENMDFDLSMNSMCFSVEDKFLINNFDSVLYEESINKHFFDGKRNHFAIGQNIIFRNNIVGFIYVLLDKNTKYDNINTLKDLFYEHLKSFLTILLDMKDEVLKEYSIEQTINSLFSILKAHDAYTYYHSLRIADLSVLIAENLKLDQKNIEKLYYAALIHDLGEIWIPKEILQKSEKLTPVELEIIKQHTNNLEFLFAGNDYFSEYVEIAKYHHEYLDGSGYSKKNKYYLSLLSKILVVSEVTDALLSNRPWRKAMKIEDAPKILFKMVENNKLDGEIVKTVVKIIPDFYGGLLPNTLMKYNDVFINFNIEKKEIKLKAKIIDSKKDFINIFLPQKTIEIDEKNFNIEKDLLQLENNISIEYYSNNNSFNKTCTIVGKNKTGYILKINKNIEDSESVSVKWNLIGVGVPLKKVVFVNKYVWRLDNEKAFKINIESISNKNLIFYALKDKVNNMVDSKILITFEAMNLKINLIGEIIYKEEIFSGYYHCDFKIGEVTDDEYTKLIQIINLRKEQLKMLH
- the rpmH gene encoding 50S ribosomal protein L34, which produces MKRTYQPSRTKRRRTHGFLARTKTPGGRAVLRRRRAKGRKRLAV
- the rnpA gene encoding ribonuclease P protein component, which translates into the protein MKETFKKRERIHFKNDFDKVFSCGKRHINEYFVVVYTKNNLTYTRIGITIKRKFGKAYKRNKLKRYIREIYRRNKGLFPQDYDIVFLPRKKLSKDFDNMSFDDIKNIILNISERLK
- the yidD gene encoding membrane protein insertion efficiency factor YidD; the encoded protein is MKKIFLGLIQFYKKHISPYKPSKCIYYPTCSTYTYEAIEKFGVLKGLYLGMLRILRCNPFHQGGMDPVPEKFVFITTTKNKQRGVKN
- the yidC gene encoding membrane protein insertase YidC, coding for MKKILLIIGLIVLGVFVFSQIPDYSITSSATEINLQMRLYKVTFDNLGHMRSFEILQDRSNTLFTKIYSYYNDSFDLYDDNGNEILPVSFDISEDYENNFIEIKFYFENSGIKSYKFYNDPYYNFDVSFKNLSGKVIIPTISYPNTVATDNELLISYLNKPIKSLFIFDADNINIENQSIQISGNKTFKAYMGPRKFVFVKQVFPEKYDRIKELAKSVGAINWLWYINYAFVMFLWWLYRFTGNFGWAIMIFTLVIRLILYPLYHKQTKSMIEMRKLQPEIEKIKKKYKDPQRQQQALMELYKIHKINPAGGCLTAFVQLPIFWILYGAINYYQGTFAYNPQFLIWSDLSQGGFSQNIVLVLLSVVAYLFNALQSATDRKTAWNTSIMMIVFPFLFINLPTGIFIYWVTNAVLQIFITAYVNKKNHIKGLTMREFLGLGPKPYKTSK